From Lawsonia intracellularis PHE/MN1-00, the proteins below share one genomic window:
- a CDS encoding histidinol phosphate phosphatase domain-containing protein, translating into MIDFHIEVSCLGKGLLPSEALAFASFSGFNSVGLVIKSDAISYKYELPLLINTIQQSLLYTELNVFPGVVFAHVPPELLKDVVCSARELGAQLILAQGEGSFLGYSLSTAIGTNFAIINSGIDILTCPGLISSEDAAFATEKGISIELTGGYPCNLFNGHIVSMFSLFNFNLTISCGITKKSCFSSPEITRNFFQGIAFGAGLDKKSFDYIHCESRKTVQRLLLSTK; encoded by the coding sequence ATGATTGATTTTCATATTGAAGTTTCTTGTCTAGGAAAAGGGTTATTACCATCAGAAGCATTAGCTTTTGCTTCTTTTTCTGGATTTAATTCAGTAGGTCTTGTTATTAAATCTGATGCTATTAGTTATAAGTATGAGCTACCATTATTAATTAACACAATACAACAGAGTTTATTATATACAGAGTTAAATGTATTTCCTGGAGTAGTTTTTGCTCATGTCCCTCCAGAATTACTTAAAGACGTTGTATGTAGCGCTCGAGAACTAGGAGCACAGCTTATATTAGCACAAGGAGAGGGTAGTTTTTTGGGTTATTCATTATCGACTGCAATAGGAACTAACTTTGCAATAATTAACTCTGGAATTGATATATTGACATGTCCTGGATTGATTTCAAGTGAAGATGCAGCATTTGCTACAGAGAAAGGAATATCTATAGAGTTAACAGGAGGCTATCCCTGTAATTTGTTTAATGGACATATAGTATCTATGTTTTCTTTATTTAATTTTAATCTAACAATTTCTTGTGGAATTACAAAAAAAAGTTGTTTTTCTTCTCCAGAGATTACAAGAAACTTTTTCCAAGGAATTGCCTTTGGTGCTGGACTTGATAAAAAAAGTTTTGATTATATTCATTGTGAGTCAAGAAAAACTGTTCAAAGGTTATTATTAAGCACTAAATAG